In the genome of Bacteroidota bacterium, the window TGTAGCTATTGCTTTAGCAGCAGTTGCAAAAGCCAAAGAACAAGGTTTTAAAACTATTATAATAGATACTGCAGGCCGCTTGGCTATTGATGAGCAGATGATGGATGAAATATTCCGTGTAAAGCAAGCCATCAAACCCAGTGAGATACTTTTTGTAGTGGATAGTATGACGGGGCAAGATGCCGTGAATACCGCCAAGGCATTCAACGATAAGCTAAACTTTGATGGTGTAGTTCTTACCAAACTCGATGGTGATACACGAGGTGGTGCTGCATTGAGTATTAAATCTATCGTGAACAAGCCCATCAAATTTGTGGGTACGGGCGAAAAGATGGAAGCCCTTGATGTGTTTCACCCCGATAGGATGGCACAGCGTATATTGGGCATGGGCGATATTGTGAGTTTGGTAGAGAAAGCCCAATCTGTTTACGATGAGGAGGAAACTGCCCGCATGAACAAAAAGATTGCGGCCAACAAGTTCGACTTTGAAGACTTCCTTGCACAGATACAACAAATAAAAAAGATGGGAAACCTAAAGGACTTAATGGCCATGATACCAGGTGTGGGCAAAGCCATAAAAGACCTTGACATAAGCGATGATGCCTTTAAAGAAATAGAAGCCATTATACGCAGTATGACACCCAAAGAACGGTCGAACCCCGATATATTAAATGGCCAACGCCGCAGTAGAATTGCTAAGGGCAGCGGTACCCAAGTGCAAAAAGTAAACGACCTATTGAAGCAGTTTGAAGAAATGCGTAAAATGATGAAGACCATGAATAAAATGCAAGGTGCTGGCAGGGCGATGAAAATGCCTTTTGGGAAATAAAACCATTTACTATATAC includes:
- the ffh gene encoding signal recognition particle protein, with product MFESLSTKLDRAFKVLKGHGRITEINVAETIKEIRKALLDADVNYKIAKDFTDKVKEEALGQNVLTSISPGQLLTKIVNDQLTQLLGAETVDINLEGNPSVILVAGLQGSGKTTFSAKLANMLKNKRNRTVMLAACDVYRPAAIDQLKVLGEQIQVPVYTDYDSKDPVAIALAAVAKAKEQGFKTIIIDTAGRLAIDEQMMDEIFRVKQAIKPSEILFVVDSMTGQDAVNTAKAFNDKLNFDGVVLTKLDGDTRGGAALSIKSIVNKPIKFVGTGEKMEALDVFHPDRMAQRILGMGDIVSLVEKAQSVYDEEETARMNKKIAANKFDFEDFLAQIQQIKKMGNLKDLMAMIPGVGKAIKDLDISDDAFKEIEAIIRSMTPKERSNPDILNGQRRSRIAKGSGTQVQKVNDLLKQFEEMRKMMKTMNKMQGAGRAMKMPFGK